A stretch of the Streptomyces sp. WMMB303 genome encodes the following:
- a CDS encoding ATP-binding cassette domain-containing protein — MAHGRGAAVSAADFGLTGPRGPVFDGVGFTAGAGSLIAVTGPSGSGRTCLLLALTGRMKAGSGRAEVAGHPLPKRLAAVRRITALGPVPGVNDLDPALTVTEQLRERVLLQRRFGGPLRGLLRPRRERAAASRERLQTALDTAGLDLDALPRGGRTAVRDLGRLEELRLSMALALLGEPGLVAVDDVDLKLSEAERAAAWELLRTVADGGTTVLAVCSEPPPEGAVVVRTGAARPGGAQTGPDGSAPAAEAHEDADDADDAEKDEKDEKEGAEDALAEASRA, encoded by the coding sequence GTGGCACACGGGCGAGGAGCCGCCGTCTCGGCGGCGGACTTCGGGCTGACGGGGCCGCGCGGCCCCGTCTTCGACGGAGTGGGATTCACCGCCGGAGCGGGCTCGCTGATCGCGGTGACCGGGCCGTCGGGCTCCGGCCGCACCTGCCTGCTGCTGGCGCTCACCGGCCGGATGAAGGCCGGCAGCGGACGCGCCGAGGTGGCCGGACACCCGCTGCCCAAGCGGCTCGCCGCCGTCCGCCGGATCACCGCGCTGGGCCCGGTGCCCGGCGTCAACGACCTGGACCCGGCGCTGACCGTCACCGAGCAACTCCGCGAGCGGGTGCTGCTCCAGCGGCGGTTCGGCGGTCCGCTCCGCGGGCTGCTGCGGCCCCGCCGGGAGCGGGCCGCGGCCAGCCGGGAGCGGCTGCAGACGGCTCTGGACACCGCGGGTCTCGACCTGGACGCGCTGCCCAGGGGCGGGCGCACGGCCGTACGGGACCTGGGGCGGCTGGAGGAGCTGCGGCTCTCGATGGCGCTGGCGCTGCTGGGCGAGCCCGGGCTGGTGGCCGTCGACGATGTCGACCTGAAGCTGTCGGAAGCCGAACGCGCGGCGGCCTGGGAGCTGTTGCGCACGGTGGCCGACGGCGGCACCACGGTGCTGGCGGTGTGCAGCGAACCGCCGCCCGAGGGCGCCGTGGTGGTCCGTACCGGTGCGGCGCGCCCAGGCGGTGCACAGACCGGCCCGGACGGCTCCGCGCCCGCAGCCGAAGCGCACGAGGACGCCGATGACGCCGATGACGCCGAGAAGGACGAGAAGGACGAGAAGGAGGGGGCGGAGGATGCGCTCGCCGAGGCTAGCCGCGCTTGA
- a CDS encoding YhgE/Pip domain-containing protein — MRSPRLAALELKRFGRGRLPRAAMAAMLLLPLLYGALYLWSFWNPYERLDRVPVALVNEDRGATVQGKKVDAGDDIVKGLHDSDSFDWQETSAADARKGVEDGRYYLSLTIPADFSKRVSSSSGDSPETGALKVRTNDANNYIVGQISRTVFSEVRSSASSKVSRSFFDKIYVSFSTLHGKTAEAAEGADDLGDGIGKAKKGAGRLKNGLGDAEEGSGRLKNGTADLHKGAGSLETGADRVAEGTQKLADKVNGGVEKVRPFLRAHSGDVGKAAREVARTSKTLKKNLGKLPGEARRAQTDTRKAADALSTLYEARCGKGAPGTAAPSPSGALPESGKDSGGEGADGGGVPQSGGGASATGRPAPAPAVAPDSCPKLKKAVAAAERSAKVAAKVNGYVENEQNLDELGRHLDDLNRAADAVADRAPHLDQDVADAVRQINELNSGAHKVAEGAGKLHTGLGTAKNGAASLDTGLGELSDGAASLDGGLFKLADGSGKLASGLHDGAKKIPDYGKKEREDRTGVMADPVDLASHKAHAAPNYGTGFAPYFIPLSLWVGAMIAYMLLQPLNRRALAAGAPAWRIALAGWLPVAAIGVAQVAALMSVLHWGLGLQMARGLATVGFLMLVTACFTAVVQFLNARFGPAGRILVLAMLMLQLTSAGGTYPIQTSPHFFNVLHPLLPMSYVVEGLRHLITGGELWPVQRACLVLLAFTAGALALTAVTARRKQVWTLDRLRPEISL, encoded by the coding sequence ATGCGCTCGCCGAGGCTAGCCGCGCTTGAGCTCAAGCGATTCGGCAGAGGGCGGCTGCCGCGAGCGGCGATGGCCGCGATGCTGCTGCTTCCGCTGCTGTACGGAGCCCTGTACCTGTGGTCGTTCTGGAATCCCTACGAGCGGCTGGACCGGGTACCGGTGGCGCTGGTGAACGAGGACCGGGGCGCCACCGTGCAGGGAAAGAAGGTCGACGCGGGCGACGACATCGTCAAGGGGCTGCACGACAGCGACTCCTTCGACTGGCAGGAGACCAGCGCGGCCGACGCCCGCAAAGGGGTCGAAGACGGGCGGTACTACCTGTCGCTGACGATACCCGCCGACTTCAGCAAACGGGTCTCCTCCAGCTCGGGCGACTCCCCCGAGACAGGTGCGCTCAAGGTCCGCACCAATGACGCGAACAACTACATCGTCGGACAGATCTCCCGCACCGTCTTCTCCGAGGTCCGCTCGAGCGCCTCCAGCAAGGTCTCGCGGAGCTTCTTCGACAAGATCTACGTCTCCTTCTCCACGCTGCACGGCAAGACCGCCGAGGCCGCCGAGGGCGCGGACGACCTGGGCGACGGCATCGGCAAGGCGAAGAAGGGCGCGGGCAGGCTCAAGAACGGACTCGGTGACGCCGAGGAGGGCAGCGGCCGCCTGAAGAACGGTACGGCCGACCTGCACAAGGGCGCCGGATCCCTGGAGACGGGCGCGGACCGGGTCGCCGAGGGCACCCAGAAGCTCGCCGACAAGGTGAACGGCGGAGTCGAGAAGGTCCGTCCCTTCCTGCGGGCGCACAGCGGCGACGTCGGCAAGGCGGCGCGGGAGGTGGCCCGGACGAGCAAGACGCTGAAGAAGAACCTCGGCAAACTGCCCGGCGAGGCGCGGCGTGCGCAGACCGACACCCGCAAGGCCGCCGACGCGCTCTCCACGCTCTACGAAGCACGCTGCGGAAAGGGCGCCCCGGGAACCGCCGCGCCGTCCCCTTCCGGGGCGCTCCCCGAAAGCGGCAAGGACTCCGGCGGCGAAGGCGCCGACGGCGGCGGTGTGCCGCAGTCCGGGGGCGGGGCCTCCGCGACCGGACGGCCCGCCCCGGCCCCCGCCGTGGCCCCCGACTCCTGCCCGAAACTGAAGAAGGCCGTCGCCGCCGCCGAACGTTCGGCGAAGGTCGCCGCGAAGGTCAACGGGTACGTCGAGAACGAGCAGAACCTCGACGAACTCGGCCGCCACCTCGACGACCTCAACCGCGCCGCGGACGCCGTCGCCGACCGGGCCCCGCACCTGGACCAGGACGTGGCCGACGCGGTGCGGCAGATCAACGAGCTCAACAGCGGCGCCCACAAGGTCGCCGAGGGCGCCGGGAAGCTGCACACCGGGCTGGGCACCGCCAAGAACGGCGCCGCCTCGCTCGACACCGGGCTGGGCGAGCTCTCCGACGGCGCCGCCTCCCTCGACGGCGGTCTGTTCAAACTCGCCGACGGCTCCGGAAAGCTGGCGAGTGGTCTGCACGACGGCGCGAAGAAGATCCCGGACTACGGCAAGAAGGAGCGCGAGGACCGCACCGGGGTGATGGCCGACCCCGTCGACCTCGCCTCGCACAAGGCACACGCGGCACCCAACTACGGCACCGGCTTCGCGCCCTACTTCATCCCGCTCTCGCTCTGGGTGGGCGCGATGATCGCCTACATGCTGCTCCAGCCGTTGAACCGGCGCGCGCTGGCCGCGGGCGCCCCGGCCTGGCGGATCGCGCTGGCGGGCTGGCTGCCGGTGGCCGCGATCGGAGTGGCCCAGGTGGCCGCGCTGATGAGCGTGCTGCACTGGGGGCTGGGCCTGCAGATGGCCCGCGGCCTGGCCACGGTGGGCTTCCTGATGCTCGTGACGGCGTGCTTCACGGCCGTCGTCCAGTTCCTCAACGCGCGCTTCGGGCCCGCGGGCCGGATCCTCGTCCTGGCGATGCTGATGCTCCAGCTGACCTCGGCCGGTGGCACGTACCCGATCCAGACGAGCCCGCACTTCTTCAACGTGCTCCACCCGCTGCTGCCGATGAGCTACGTGGTGGAGGGGCTGCGGCACCTGATCACGGGCGGTGAACTGTGGCCGGTGCAGCGGGCCTGCCTGGTCCTGCTGGCCTTCACCGCGGGCGCCCTGGCGCTCACGGCGGTCACCGCGCGCCGCAAGCAGGTGTGGACGCTGGACCGGCTGCGTCCGGAGATCTCACTGTGA
- a CDS encoding TetR/AcrR family transcriptional regulator gives MTSARTSPSTSRSRSATRDKLFHAAVTLIAEQGFSSTTVEEIAERAGVAKGTVYYNFTSKTELFEELLRHGVELLTADLRKAAEETDGRGGSRVDALDAMVRAGLQFIDHYPAFTQLYVAELWRTGRAWNDTLLMVRKEAVAVVESVLRAGVAEGELSEEIDVQLTAAALVGMVLVAALDWKAFQPERSIEDVHGALSLLLQGRVGAGRPG, from the coding sequence ATGACAAGCGCCCGGACCAGCCCTTCCACTTCCCGCAGCCGCAGTGCCACCAGGGACAAGCTCTTCCATGCGGCGGTCACCCTCATCGCCGAGCAGGGGTTCTCCTCCACGACCGTGGAGGAGATCGCCGAACGGGCCGGGGTGGCCAAGGGCACGGTCTACTACAACTTCACCAGCAAGACCGAGCTGTTCGAGGAGCTGTTGCGGCACGGCGTGGAGCTGCTCACCGCCGATCTGCGCAAGGCCGCGGAGGAGACCGACGGCCGGGGCGGCAGCCGGGTGGACGCGCTCGACGCGATGGTCCGCGCGGGGCTGCAGTTCATCGACCACTACCCCGCCTTCACCCAGCTCTACGTCGCCGAGCTGTGGCGCACCGGACGGGCCTGGAACGACACCCTGCTGATGGTGCGCAAGGAAGCGGTCGCCGTGGTGGAGAGCGTGCTGCGGGCGGGCGTCGCGGAAGGGGAGCTGAGCGAGGAGATCGATGTCCAGCTCACCGCCGCGGCGCTGGTCGGCATGGTGCTGGTGGCGGCCCTCGACTGGAAGGCGTTCCAGCCGGAGCGCTCGATCGAGGACGTGCACGGGGCGCTGTCCCTGCTGCTCCAGGGCCGGGTCGGCGCCGGCCGTCCCGGCTGA